GCGGCGGAGCTCAAAGAGCGGCTGGACCGGTACTACTCCTTTGAGTCCATCGTGGGCCGCTCTCCGGCCATGCAGCGGGTCTTTGAGCGGGTGAAGGTGGTGGCTCCTGCCCCTTCCACGGTGCTGATCCTGGGGGAATCGGGAACCGGTAAGGAGCTCATTGCCAACGCCATCCACCAGCACTCCCCCCGTGCCGCCAAGCGGTTTGTGGCCTTAAACTGTGGGGCCATCCCGGGGGACATTCTGGAAGCCGAGCTTTTCGGCCATGAAAAAGGCGCTTTTACCGGGGCCCATCAGCGGCGCATTGGCAAAATCGAGCTGGCCCACGGGGGGACGCTGTTTCTGGACGAAATTTCCGAGCTTTCCCCCGACCTTCAGGTCAAGCTGCTGCGCGTTCTGGAACAGCGGGTCATCACCCGGGTGGGCGGCAACGACGAAATCCCCGTGGATTTCCGGCTCATTGCCGCCACCAACCGCGATTTGGAAAGGGAAGTCCGGGAGGGGCGCTTCCGCCAGGACCTGTATTTCCGCCTGAAGGTGGTGACGGTGGAGCTGCCGCCGCTGCGGGAGCGCCCCGAGGACATCCCGCTTTTGGTGCAGCACTTCGTCAACCAGTTCAACGCTCAGCTGGGGCGCAACGTCAAGAGGCTGGCTCCCAGCCTGGTGGATGCCCTGCGGGCTTACCCCTGGCCGGGCAACGTGCGGGAGCTTAAAAACGTGGTGGAAAACATGGTGCTCTTTGCCCGCGGGGAGGAGCTTACGCTGGAGGACCTGCCGGCGGAAATCCGCCAGGCTCGGCCTGCGGCGTTGCAGGAAGCGGCCGCCGGTCGGTGGGTGCCACGGCGCATGGAGGACATCGAAAAGGAAGCCATCCTCAAGACGCTGGAGTTCACCCAGGGTCATCGGGCCCGGGCGGCGGAGCTTTTGGGGATTGGCCTGCGCACCCTGCAGCGCAAGCTCAAGGAGTACAACCTCAAGGTGCCGCCGGGGGGGCGAAGCTAGAATGAGCTAAGGAGGGGGCATGGAACTTCCGGCTAAGGTTTTGGTTTACAACCAGCTTTTGAACCTCAACGCCACCGTGGGCACGCTCATGGCCATCCGCCCGGAAGGCTTTTACGAGCTACGTCTGACCAGCCAGGGCAAGCTCCACACGGTGTTGGCTCCGGTGGCTTCCACCGCCATCGTTTTTGCCGATCCCGAGCCTGAGGTGCTCCCCGAGGACCTCATCGAGCGCTAGGCTCGCGATTTCCCACGGAAAAGCCTGCGTCCTGCAAGATGCGGGCGTGGTCGAAGGCCAGCAGGACCCCTTCCAGCTCGGGGAAAAAGCGGGCGGCAGCAGCATCGTCTCCCCCCGCCGGCTCACCGCCCACCACCTGACAGAGGTACACCACCGAAACCGTGTGGCCGCGGGGATCCCGGCCAGGCTGGGAGTAAACCCCAAACAGCGCAACCACCCGCACGGAAAGCCCGGTTTCCTCGGCCACCTCCCGCACCACCGCTTGCTCGCAAGCTTCGCCTTCCTCCACAAACCCGCCGGGCAGCGCCCAGTAGCCGGCAAAGGGCTCGTTTTTCCTTTGCACTAAAAGCACTCCCTGCTGCGGGTGCACCACCAGAGCGTCCACCGTGAGCTTAGGTCCGGTCATGGCTTTTGATCCTCCAGAGGTTTTTTCCTCGCCAGTCGGGCAAGCTTGGCGGCCAGGGAGGAGGTGGGCAAGAGCGCCCAGGGCAGAAACCAGCGGAAGCCGTCGGCCGTCTCCCGAACGGTGAAGCCCGGCTCGGTGCGGAACAGCATCACCGTGATGCGGCGGTGGGTGATGTGGTGCGACACCGTGCCCAGCAAGGTGGGATTTCCCGGCAAACCAGCCTCCCGGGCCAGCAGGGAAGCGCGCTCGTGGGGGTCGCCTTCGCCGCGGTCCAGCGGCGGCAGCCAGAGCCCTTCCAGCGGCGGCCCGGTGATCCTGCGGAGCAGCACCTCCCTGGCGTGGTTTTCCACCCAGAGGGCTACCCAGGTGGGGGTTTCCCGGGGGCGGGNNTGGGGAAGGGGAACGCTGCGGGCCGGCCGCTCTGGTAGCCGGCACAGTGGGGGGCCAGAGGACAGGCCCGGCAGCGGGGCTCGCGGGGCGTGCAGAGGGTGGCCCCCAGCTCCATGAGCGCTTCGAAAACCTCCGGCGTAGGGTGCTCCGCCACCAGCTTTCTCGCCAACTCCTCGGCCCTGGCCACAAGCGCGGGGCTTCCGTGGGCCAGCTCCAGGGCAAAAACCCGCGCCGCAATGCGGCAGAGGTTGCCATCCACCGGTGGCTCCAGGGCGCCAAAGGCAAAGGCAGCTAAAGCCGCTGCGGTGTATCGCCCAAGCCCGGGAAGCTTGGCCAGCTCCTCAGGTTTTTGCGGCCAACCGCTGGCTGCCACCTGCTGGGCCAGCCGGTGCAGGAGGCGGGCACGACGGTAGTAGCCCAGCCCGGCAAAGGCGGCCACCACCTCCTCTTCGCCCGCACGGGCGAGGGCCTGGAGGTTCGGAAAGCGCTGCAAAAACCGCGGGAGGAGCTCGGCCACCCGTGAAGCCTGGGTTTGCTGCAGCATCACCTCGGAAACAAGAACCACGTACGGATCCCGGGGGAAGGGCGTGCGCCAGGGGAACGAACGCTGGTGCTGGGAAAACCAGGCAAGAAGAGGGCCAGCCTCCATGGGGGTCATGGTAGCGCGCTAGAATCCCCCCGTGAGCCGACAGGTGGAAGAACTTTGCGAGCTGTGCGACGGCACGGGCTGGCGCGTGGAGGAGAGGAACGGGCGACGGGTGGGGGTTCCCTGCGGGTGCCGGGAGCGCCGGGGGGTGGAGCTGGCCCTGCGGGAGGCGCAAATTCCCGAGCGCTTCCGCCACTGCACCCTGGAAAACTTCAAGCTCTGGAACCCCAACGATCCCACTCTGGGTCAGGCCAAGCGCCGCACTCAGGAGTTTGTGGAGGCGTTTCCCCTGGTGCAAAAGGGCCTGCTGTTCATGGGGAGGTGCGGCACCGGCAAGACCCATCTGGCGGTGGCGGCGCTTTCGGAGCTCGTCCGCCGGCACCGCATTCGCGGTTTGTTCGTGAGCTTTTCCGAGCTGGTGGTGCAGCTGCAGATGTCCTTTGACGGCTCGGGGCCCACCCGCGCCGATATCTTGGAGCCGGTGTTGAACGCCGAGCTTTTGGTGCTGGACGAGCTGGGGGCGACCCGCCCCACGCCGTGGGTCATGGACGTTTTGTACTACGTGCTGAACACCCGCTACATGCACAAGCGCTTGACCCTCTGCACCACTAACTACACCGACACCGCCAACCGCGAGCGGGGGGAGGAAACCCTTGCCGATCGCCTATCGGTCCCCGTGCGTTCCCGGCTTTTCGAGATGTGCGAGGAAGTGCGGCTTTACGGTGACGACTTTCGGGAGCACATGGCGCGGCAGCGCCGTTAGGGGGAAGCGTGGGGTCCCGCGATGTTCTGGCAACAGTAGCCCTGGCGGTGGGGCTTTCGGCGGCAGCGTTTGGCGAGAGCGGGGAAGTTCCAAGCCTGCGGGTGGGGCTTACGGTCACGGCAGTGCCGCAGTTTCCCGAGCTGGGGCGCCGGTTTCTGGTGAGCGCCGGTTCCACCCGGGAAACCCTGCGGGGACCTTTGACCGTGCGCAACGAGCCTCCGGAGCTGGCCGCGCAGGTTGGGGTTTTTGCCAGCAAAGAAAACGCCCAGGCGTTGCTCTCTCGCCTTTCATCTCTGGGCTTTGCAGCCGAGCTTTTCCCGGACGCAGAAAGGTACCGGGTTTTGGTGCCGGTCCCTCCAGGCCTTTCGTACCAAAACCTTAAGGTCAAGCTTCAGGACGCCGGTTTTCCCGTGATCCCCTATCCCCGCCGGCCCGGGAGCGTTGAGGTGCTGGGCGGGGAAGGGGGCAGCGTGCGGGGGCAGGAGGTGACGGTGGAGCCTCTGGACCCCGTTCCCGTGGTGGTGGGGGGCCGGCGCTACCGCGGCAGCTTCCGTTGCTTGCCGGACCAGCTGGGCCCTTTGGTGGTCAACATCGTGGCCCTAGAGGACTACCTCCTGGGGGTGGTGCCGGGGGAAATGGGGCCCAGGAACTTCCCCAACCTGGAGGCCCTGAAAGCGCAAGCGGTGGCTGCCCGCAGTTACGCCCTGGCGCAACTGGGGGCCCACGCTTCCCAGGGCTTTGACCTTTGCGACCAGGAGCACTGCCAGGTTTACCTGGGCGCAGATGGCGAAGAAGCGCTGGCCTCGCAGGCGGTGACCGAAACCCGGGGTGAGGTTTTGGCGTACGGCGGGAAGGTGGTGCGGGCCTACTTCCATTCCACCTGCGGTGGGCATACCGAAGCGGCCGAAGAGGTTTTCCCCGGTGAAAAAGCCCCGTACCTCCCGGGGGTTCGCTGCGCTGGCGAAGTGGTGCCGTTGGGCAGCGGCTGGCCAAGCCGGCCATTGGACCCACGGGAAAGGTTTGCGTTTTTGGCTCGCCACCTGGTCGGCGAAAAGGCCGCCCGCACGCCCCTGGAGCTTGCTTCCGCCTTAGGGCAAAAGCCCGGGCGCACCCTGGAGGAAGCCTTTGGCTTGCCGGATTTCCGTCCGCTTTTTGGGTCCCCGCGGGGTGCGCTGGAGCTTTTGTGGCACTTCCGGCTGCTCCCCGACAACGCGGGGGGCGACCCCTGGGCCACGGCGCTGCAGCTCGCCCAGCTTTCCGGGGCGGTGCAGGTGCGGGAAGGGGTGGTGGTTGGGGGGGAAGCCGGCCCCCGTTTCCGGCAGGTGGGGATGAGCGAGGAGGTGCCAGTGGCGGGCCTGGCGGTGCTCTGGCGGGGGGAGGGCAAGCTTTGGGTGGGTGCGGGGGAGGCCCTGGCCGGCAGCCGAGGCTGGCTCTGGTGCACGAAAAGCGCATGCCCGGTGGTGGAGGTGGAAGCCAGCAGCACCGCCGATGCCCGCTCGTCCTTCCGGGGTTGGATCCGCGAATGGGAAGCGGGCAAGCTTGCGTCCAGGCTGGCGGTGAGCGACGTGCAAAAGCTGGAGGTGACCCAACGCACCGTTTCGGGACGGGTTGCCACGGTAGAAATCACCGCTTCTGCAGGCAAAAAGACGCTTTCCGGGGTCGAGCTACGGAGGCTTTTGGCGTTGCCTTCCACGTGGTTTGTGGTGGCGCGTGCTGAGGCCAGCGGTGAGGCACGGTTTCGCTTTTTTGGCAAGGGCTGGGGGCACGGCGTGGGCTTGTGTCAAAACGGTGCTTACGGCTTGAGCCTGGGGGGCTTCACTTACCGGCGCATTTTGGCGCACTATTACCCGGGTACCTCGGTGGTTCGCTGGAATGCTCCGGCGCAGGAGGGGGGATCATGAGCCAAGGAGAGCTAAGCGTTTCGGTGGAAGAGCTGCGCGAGCTGGTGCGGGATTTTGCCCGCCGGGAAATTGCCCCGCACGTCCGGAAGTGGGACGAAACTTCGTTTTTCCCGCAGGAGGTGTTTGCCAAGCTAGGGGAAATGGGGCTTTTGGGCATCATGGTTCCGGAAAAGTACGGTGGGGCCGGCCTTACCTACCGTCACGCCATTGCCGCCATTGAGGAGCTGGCGGCGGTGGAGCCCGGCATTGCCCTTTCGGTGGCCGCTCACAACTCCCTCTGCACCGGCCACATCCTGGCCTATGGCAGCGAGGCGCAAAAGGAAAAGTGGCTTCCCCGCTTGGCCACCGGCAAGACCATGGGGGCCTGGGCCCTTACCGAGCCGGAATCGGGCTCCGATGCGGCTTCCCTGCGGACGCGGGCGCGGAAGGTGGAGGGGGGATGGCTGCTTTCCGGGTCCAAGGCCTTTACCACCCACGCTTCCGTGGCGGAAGTGGCGGTGGTCATGGCCCGCTCCAAAGACGTTCCCGGCCCGGCGGGGGTTTCCGCCTTCATCGTGCCCCTGGGCAGCCCGGGTGTGGTGCGGGGCAAAAAGGAAGACAAGCTGGGCATGCGCACCTCCGACACCGCTTCCCTCATTCTGGAGGATTGCTTCGTGGGTGAGGAAGCGCTCATTGGCGCCGAAGGGGAAGGCTACAGCCAGGCCATGGCGGTGCTGGAAGGGGGCAGGGTGGGCATTGCCGCCCTGGGGGTGGGCATCGCCCGCGGGGCCCTGGAAGCCGCCGTGGCCTACGCCAAGACCCGCAAGCAGTTCAACTTGCCGCTGACAGCGTTTGAGGCGATCCGCTTTAAGCTGGCCGACATGGCCACCCAGCTGGATGCGGCCCGGCTTTTAACTCAAAAAGCTGCCGAGCTGAAAGACCAGGGATTGCCCTGCGGTCGCTGGGCCAGCGAGGCCAAGCTCTTTGCTTCAGAAGTGGCGGTGAAAGCTGCCGAGGAAGCCATTCAAATTCACGGGGGCTACGGCTACACCCGCGACTACCCGGTGGAAAAGCTGTGGCGGGACGCCAAGCTCTGCACCATTGGCGAGGGGACCAGCGAAATTCAAAGGCTCATCATCTCCAAGGAGCTCATTGCCGGTGGCGGAGCTTGAGGCGGTCCTGCGCGGGGTGGTGGCCGGCTCCCCCAGGGCTCTGGGCCGCGCCTTAAGCTGGGTGGAAAACGGCCATGAGGCCGGGCGGCAGCTGCTCCGCCTTTTGCCCCGGCGCCAGGGCTGGCTTCCCACCGTGGGCTTCACCGGGCCCCCGGGGGCGGGCAAGAGCACCCTCATCGAGCAGGTGGGGCTGCGCTTGCAGGCGCGGGGGGAGCGGGTGGCGGTGCTGGCCGTGGACCCTTCCAGCCCCTTTTCCGGCGGAGCGCTCCTGGGGGACCGCCTGCGCATGCCCCGGCTGGTGGCTGCCGGTGGCTTTGTGCGCTCGCTGGCCACCCGGGGCGCTCTGGGAGGCCTGGCGGCCGCTTGCGCCGATTTCCTGGAGGTGCTGCGGGCCGCGCCGTTTTCCTGGGTGCTGGTGGAAACCGTGGGGGTGGGGCAGGACGAGGTGGATGTGGCAACGGTGGTGGACACCGTGGTGCTGTTGCAGGTTCCCGGGCTGGGGGACGATGTGCAGCTGACCAAAGCCGGCGTGATGGAAATTGCCCACGTTTTTGTGGTCAACAAGAAGGACCGGCCGGGGGCCATGGATTTGGCCCGCATGCTGGAAACCCTCCTGCCCCCGCCGGAAGCTGACCTCTGGCGGCCGCCGGTGCTGCCGG
The genomic region above belongs to Thermoanaerobaculum aquaticum and contains:
- a CDS encoding sigma-54-dependent transcriptional regulator; the encoded protein is MKGLLLLVDDDDGSREAMASGLRKSGYEVVTFDGGQPALSYLQEGKPADALITDVRMPGMDGYTLMAAARRERPDLAILMVTAYGDIDGAVQALKGGADDYLTKPVNLLELRRRVEMQLERRILARQAAELKERLDRYYSFESIVGRSPAMQRVFERVKVVAPAPSTVLILGESGTGKELIANAIHQHSPRAAKRFVALNCGAIPGDILEAELFGHEKGAFTGAHQRRIGKIELAHGGTLFLDEISELSPDLQVKLLRVLEQRVITRVGGNDEIPVDFRLIAATNRDLEREVREGRFRQDLYFRLKVVTVELPPLRERPEDIPLLVQHFVNQFNAQLGRNVKRLAPSLVDALRAYPWPGNVRELKNVVENMVLFARGEELTLEDLPAEIRQARPAALQEAAAGRWVPRRMEDIEKEAILKTLEFTQGHRARAAELLGIGLRTLQRKLKEYNLKVPPGGRS
- a CDS encoding NUDIX domain-containing protein, whose translation is MTGPKLTVDALVVHPQQGVLLVQRKNEPFAGYWALPGGFVEEGEACEQAVVREVAEETGLSVRVVALFGVYSQPGRDPRGHTVSVVYLCQVVGGEPAGGDDAAAARFFPELEGVLLAFDHARILQDAGFSVGNREPSAR
- a CDS encoding ATP-binding protein — encoded protein: MSRQVEELCELCDGTGWRVEERNGRRVGVPCGCRERRGVELALREAQIPERFRHCTLENFKLWNPNDPTLGQAKRRTQEFVEAFPLVQKGLLFMGRCGTGKTHLAVAALSELVRRHRIRGLFVSFSELVVQLQMSFDGSGPTRADILEPVLNAELLVLDELGATRPTPWVMDVLYYVLNTRYMHKRLTLCTTNYTDTANRERGEETLADRLSVPVRSRLFEMCEEVRLYGDDFREHMARQRR
- a CDS encoding SpoIID/LytB domain-containing protein encodes the protein MGSRDVLATVALAVGLSAAAFGESGEVPSLRVGLTVTAVPQFPELGRRFLVSAGSTRETLRGPLTVRNEPPELAAQVGVFASKENAQALLSRLSSLGFAAELFPDAERYRVLVPVPPGLSYQNLKVKLQDAGFPVIPYPRRPGSVEVLGGEGGSVRGQEVTVEPLDPVPVVVGGRRYRGSFRCLPDQLGPLVVNIVALEDYLLGVVPGEMGPRNFPNLEALKAQAVAARSYALAQLGAHASQGFDLCDQEHCQVYLGADGEEALASQAVTETRGEVLAYGGKVVRAYFHSTCGGHTEAAEEVFPGEKAPYLPGVRCAGEVVPLGSGWPSRPLDPRERFAFLARHLVGEKAARTPLELASALGQKPGRTLEEAFGLPDFRPLFGSPRGALELLWHFRLLPDNAGGDPWATALQLAQLSGAVQVREGVVVGGEAGPRFRQVGMSEEVPVAGLAVLWRGEGKLWVGAGEALAGSRGWLWCTKSACPVVEVEASSTADARSSFRGWIREWEAGKLASRLAVSDVQKLEVTQRTVSGRVATVEITASAGKKTLSGVELRRLLALPSTWFVVARAEASGEARFRFFGKGWGHGVGLCQNGAYGLSLGGFTYRRILAHYYPGTSVVRWNAPAQEGGS
- a CDS encoding acyl-CoA dehydrogenase family protein, which encodes MSQGELSVSVEELRELVRDFARREIAPHVRKWDETSFFPQEVFAKLGEMGLLGIMVPEKYGGAGLTYRHAIAAIEELAAVEPGIALSVAAHNSLCTGHILAYGSEAQKEKWLPRLATGKTMGAWALTEPESGSDAASLRTRARKVEGGWLLSGSKAFTTHASVAEVAVVMARSKDVPGPAGVSAFIVPLGSPGVVRGKKEDKLGMRTSDTASLILEDCFVGEEALIGAEGEGYSQAMAVLEGGRVGIAALGVGIARGALEAAVAYAKTRKQFNLPLTAFEAIRFKLADMATQLDAARLLTQKAAELKDQGLPCGRWASEAKLFASEVAVKAAEEAIQIHGGYGYTRDYPVEKLWRDAKLCTIGEGTSEIQRLIISKELIAGGGA
- the meaB gene encoding methylmalonyl Co-A mutase-associated GTPase MeaB — protein: MAELEAVLRGVVAGSPRALGRALSWVENGHEAGRQLLRLLPRRQGWLPTVGFTGPPGAGKSTLIEQVGLRLQARGERVAVLAVDPSSPFSGGALLGDRLRMPRLVAAGGFVRSLATRGALGGLAAACADFLEVLRAAPFSWVLVETVGVGQDEVDVATVVDTVVLLQVPGLGDDVQLTKAGVMEIAHVFVVNKKDRPGAMDLARMLETLLPPPEADLWRPPVLPVAATTGEGVEALVTALEEHQRFLAARGQHRELSRQRAERRLSAILADLLVREIKVQTETWQQAVAAVAEGREDPLTVAEKLLQCQWGKR